In Delphinus delphis chromosome 11, mDelDel1.2, whole genome shotgun sequence, one genomic interval encodes:
- the FMNL3 gene encoding formin-like protein 3 isoform X3, whose amino-acid sequence MGNLESAEGGQGEPPSVSLLPPPGKMPMPEPCELEERFALVLSSMNLPPDKARLLRQYDNEKKWDLICDQERFQVKNPPHTYIQKLQSFLDPSVTRKKFRRRVQESTKVLRELEISLRTNHIGWVREFLNDENKGLDVLVDYLSFAQCSVMYSTLPGRRALKNSRLVSQKDDVHVCILCLRAIMNYQYGFNLVMSHPHAVNEIALSLNNKNPRTKALVLELLAAVCLVRGGHEIILAAFDNFKEVCKELHRFEKLMEYFRNEDSNIDFMVACMQFINIVVHSVEDMNFRVHLQYEFTKLGLEEFLQKSRHTESEKLQVQIQAYLDNVFDVGGLLEDAETKNVALEKVEELEEHVSHLTEKLLDLENENMMRVAELEKQLLQREKELESIKETYENTSHQVHTLRRLIKEKEEAFQRRCHLEPTARDLESVGSEALARVGPEELNEGMPPSDLDLLVPAPPPEEALPLPPPPAPPLPPPPPPLPDKCPPAPPLPGAAPSVVLTVGLSAIRIKKPIKTKFRLPVFNWTALKPNQISGTVFSELDDEKILEDLDLDKFEELFKTKAQGPALDLICSKNKTAQKAASKVTLLEANRAKNLAITLRKAGRSAEEICRAIHTFDLQTLPVDFVECLMRFLPTEAEVKLLRQYERERQPLEELAAEDRFMLLFSKVERLTQRMAGMAFLGNFQDNLQMLTPQLNAIIAASASVKSSQKLKQMLEIILALGNYMNSSKRGAVYGFKLQSLDLLLDTKSTDRKMTLLHFIALTVKEKYPDLANFWHELHFVEKAAAVSLENVLLDVKELGRGMELIRRECSIHDNSVLRSFLSTNEGKLDKLQRDAKTAEEAYNAVVRYFGESPKTTPPSVFFPVFVRFIRSYKEAEQENEARKKQEEVMREKQLAQEAKKLDAKTPSQRNKWQQQELIAELRRRQAKEHRPVYEGKDGTIEDIITGLYHQPLVVRHQARSAAPPAGPPRAPGPH is encoded by the exons AGCTCCATGAACCTGCCTCCTGACAAAGCCCGGCTCCTGCGGCAGTATGACAACGAGAAGAAGTGGGATCTGATCTGTGACCAG GAACGATTCCAGGTGAAGAATCCTCCCCACACTTACATCCAGAAACTCCAGAGCTTCTTGGACCCCAGCGTAACTCGGAAG AAGTTCAGGAGAAGAGTGCAGGAGTCAACCAAAGTACTGAGAGAGCTGGAGATCTCACTTCGTACCAACCACATTGG GTGGGTGCGGGAGTTTCTGAATGATGAAAACAAAGGCCTGGACGTGCTGGTGGATTACCTGTCATTTGCCCAATGTTCCGTCAT gTATAGCACTCTCCCTGGGCGCAGGGCGCTGAAGAACTCCCGCCTGGTGAGCCAGAAGGATGACGTCCACGTCTGTATCCTTTGTCTCAGAGCCATCATGAACTATCAG TATGGATTCAACCTGGTCATGTCCCACCCTCACGCTGTCAATGAGATTGCGCTCAGCCTCAACAACAAGAATCCAAG GACCAAAGCACTTGTCTTAGAGCTCCTGGCAGCCGTGTGTTTGGTACGGGGAGGTCACGAAATCATTCTTGCTGCCTTTGACAATTTCAAAGAG GTATGCAAGGAGTTGCACCGCTTTGAGAAGCTGATGGAGTATTTCCGGAATGAGGACAGCAACATCGACTTCATG GTGGCCTGCATGCAGTTTATCAACATCGTGGTGCACTCGGTGGAGGACATGAACTTCCGGGTCCACCTGCAGTATGAGTTTACaaagctggggctggaggagttCCTGCAG AAGTCAAGGCACACAGAGAGCGAGAAGCTGCAGGTGCAGATCCAGGCATACCTGGACAACGTGTTTGATGTGGGGGGTTTGCTGGAGGATGCTGAGACCAAGAATGTGGCCCTGGAGAAGGTGGAAGAGCTGGAGGAGCATGTGTCCCAT CTCACAGAGAAGCTTCTGGACCTAGAGAATGAGAACATGATGCGTGTGGCAGAGCTAGAGAAGCAGCTGCTGCAGCGGGAGAAGGAACTCGAGAGCATCAAG GAGACTTACGAGAACACGAGCCACCAGGTACACACCCTGCGGCGGCTCATTAAAGAGAAGGAGGAGGCCTTCCAGCGCCGATGCCACTTGGAGCCCACCGCCCGGGACCTAGAGTCAGTGGGCAGCGAGGCCCTGGCCCGGGTAGGCCCTGAGGAACTGAATGAGGGCATGCCCCCCTCCGACCTGGACCTCCTGGTTCCGGCCCCGCCCCCCGAGGAGGCCCTACCTCTGCCTCCGCCGCCGGCTCCTCCCttgccccctccacctcccccgtTACCAG acaagtgtcccccagccccacctctccccGGCGCTGCTCCCTCTGTGGTATTGACAGTAGGCCTGTCAG CCATTCGCATTAAGAAACCCATCAAGACCAAGTTCCGGCTGCCTGTCTTCAACTGGACAGCACTGAAACCCAACCAGATCAGCGGCACTGTCTTTAGCGAACTTGATGATGAGAAGATCTTGGAG GACCTGGATCTGGACAAGTTTGAAGAACTGTTCaagacaaaagcccagggcccTGCCCTTGACCTCATCTGCTCCAAGAACAAGACAGCACAAAAGGCTGCCAGCAAGGTGACCCTGCTGGAAGCCAATCGTGCCAAGAACCTGGCCATCACCCTCCGCAAGGCTGGCCGCTCAGCTGAGGAGATCTGCAGGGCCATCCACAC GTTTGACCTCCAGACACTACCCGTGGACTTCGTGGAGTGCCTGATGCGCTTCCTGCCCACAGAGGCTGAGGTGAAGCTGCTGCGGCAATACGAGCGGGAGCGGCAGCCCCTGGAGGAGCTGGCGGCCGAGGACCGCTTCATGCTGCTCTTCAGCAAGGTGGAGCGGCTGACCCAGCGAATGGCTGGCATGGCCTTCCTGGGCAACTTCCAGGACAACCTGCAGATGCTCACGCCG CAACTCAACGCCATCATTGCAGCCTCTGCCTCCGTCAAGTCCTCGCAGAAGCTGAAGCAGAtgttggag ATCATACTTGCCCTGGGGAACTACATGAACAGCAGCAAGCGGGGAGCTGTGTATGGCTTCAAGCTCCAGAGCCTGGATCTG CTGCTGGACACCAAGTCCACTGACAGGAAGATGACACTGCTGCATTTCATCGCCCTGACAGTAAAGGAGAAATACCCAGACCTGGCTAACTTCTGGCATGAGCTGCACTTTGTGGAGAAAGCTGCGGCAG TGTCCCTGGAGAACGTGCTGCTAGACGTGAAGGAGCTGGGCCGGGGCATGGAGCTGATTCGGCGGGAGTGCAGCATACATGACAACAGCGTCCTGCGCAGCTTCCTTAGCACCAACGAAGGCAAACTGGACAAGCTCCAGCGCGATGCCAAGACAGCCGAG gaggCCTACAATGCTGTTGTGCGCTACTTTGGTGAGAGTCCCAAGACCACGCCTCCTTCTGTATTCTTCCCAGTATTTGTCCGATTCATTCGTTCTTACAAG GAAGCAGAACAAGAGAATGAAGCCCGCAAGAAGCAGGAGGAGGTAATGCGGGAGAAGCAGCTGGCTCAGGAAGCCAAGAAACTGGATGCCAAG ACCCCATCCCAGCGGAACAAGTGGCAACAGCAGGAGCTAATTGCAGAGTTGAGGCGGCGCCAGGCCAAGGAGCACCGGCCTGTTTACGAGGGGAAGGATGGTACCATTGAGGACATCATCACAG GCCTCTACCACCAGCCCCTTGTCGTTCGCCACCAAGCCAGGAGTGCCGCACCGCCTGCTGGCCCCCCTCGGGCTCCAGGCCCCCACTGA
- the FMNL3 gene encoding formin-like protein 3 isoform X1, producing the protein MGNLESAEGGQGEPPSVSLLPPPGKMPMPEPCELEERFALVLSSMNLPPDKARLLRQYDNEKKWDLICDQERFQVKNPPHTYIQKLQSFLDPSVTRKKFRRRVQESTKVLRELEISLRTNHIGWVREFLNDENKGLDVLVDYLSFAQCSVMFDFEALESGDDGAFDKLRSWSRSIEDLQPPSALSAPFTNSLARSARQSVLRYSTLPGRRALKNSRLVSQKDDVHVCILCLRAIMNYQYGFNLVMSHPHAVNEIALSLNNKNPRTKALVLELLAAVCLVRGGHEIILAAFDNFKEVCKELHRFEKLMEYFRNEDSNIDFMVACMQFINIVVHSVEDMNFRVHLQYEFTKLGLEEFLQKSRHTESEKLQVQIQAYLDNVFDVGGLLEDAETKNVALEKVEELEEHVSHLTEKLLDLENENMMRVAELEKQLLQREKELESIKETYENTSHQVHTLRRLIKEKEEAFQRRCHLEPTARDLESVGSEALARVGPEELNEGMPPSDLDLLVPAPPPEEALPLPPPPAPPLPPPPPPLPDKCPPAPPLPGAAPSVVLTVGLSAIRIKKPIKTKFRLPVFNWTALKPNQISGTVFSELDDEKILEDLDLDKFEELFKTKAQGPALDLICSKNKTAQKAASKVTLLEANRAKNLAITLRKAGRSAEEICRAIHTFDLQTLPVDFVECLMRFLPTEAEVKLLRQYERERQPLEELAAEDRFMLLFSKVERLTQRMAGMAFLGNFQDNLQMLTPQLNAIIAASASVKSSQKLKQMLEIILALGNYMNSSKRGAVYGFKLQSLDLLLDTKSTDRKMTLLHFIALTVKEKYPDLANFWHELHFVEKAAAVSLENVLLDVKELGRGMELIRRECSIHDNSVLRSFLSTNEGKLDKLQRDAKTAEEAYNAVVRYFGESPKTTPPSVFFPVFVRFIRSYKEAEQENEARKKQEEVMREKQLAQEAKKLDAKTPSQRNKWQQQELIAELRRRQAKEHRPVYEGKDGTIEDIITVLKSVPFTARTAKRGSRFFCDAAHHDESNC; encoded by the exons AGCTCCATGAACCTGCCTCCTGACAAAGCCCGGCTCCTGCGGCAGTATGACAACGAGAAGAAGTGGGATCTGATCTGTGACCAG GAACGATTCCAGGTGAAGAATCCTCCCCACACTTACATCCAGAAACTCCAGAGCTTCTTGGACCCCAGCGTAACTCGGAAG AAGTTCAGGAGAAGAGTGCAGGAGTCAACCAAAGTACTGAGAGAGCTGGAGATCTCACTTCGTACCAACCACATTGG GTGGGTGCGGGAGTTTCTGAATGATGAAAACAAAGGCCTGGACGTGCTGGTGGATTACCTGTCATTTGCCCAATGTTCCGTCAT GTTTGACTTTGAGGCTCTGGAGAGTGGTGACGATGGTGCATTTGACAAGCTCCGGTCCTGGAGCAGGTCCATCGAGGACCTGCAGCCACCCAGCGCCCTGTCAGCCCCCTTCACCAACAGCCTCGCTCGCTCTGCGCGCCAGTCTGTGCTCCG gTATAGCACTCTCCCTGGGCGCAGGGCGCTGAAGAACTCCCGCCTGGTGAGCCAGAAGGATGACGTCCACGTCTGTATCCTTTGTCTCAGAGCCATCATGAACTATCAG TATGGATTCAACCTGGTCATGTCCCACCCTCACGCTGTCAATGAGATTGCGCTCAGCCTCAACAACAAGAATCCAAG GACCAAAGCACTTGTCTTAGAGCTCCTGGCAGCCGTGTGTTTGGTACGGGGAGGTCACGAAATCATTCTTGCTGCCTTTGACAATTTCAAAGAG GTATGCAAGGAGTTGCACCGCTTTGAGAAGCTGATGGAGTATTTCCGGAATGAGGACAGCAACATCGACTTCATG GTGGCCTGCATGCAGTTTATCAACATCGTGGTGCACTCGGTGGAGGACATGAACTTCCGGGTCCACCTGCAGTATGAGTTTACaaagctggggctggaggagttCCTGCAG AAGTCAAGGCACACAGAGAGCGAGAAGCTGCAGGTGCAGATCCAGGCATACCTGGACAACGTGTTTGATGTGGGGGGTTTGCTGGAGGATGCTGAGACCAAGAATGTGGCCCTGGAGAAGGTGGAAGAGCTGGAGGAGCATGTGTCCCAT CTCACAGAGAAGCTTCTGGACCTAGAGAATGAGAACATGATGCGTGTGGCAGAGCTAGAGAAGCAGCTGCTGCAGCGGGAGAAGGAACTCGAGAGCATCAAG GAGACTTACGAGAACACGAGCCACCAGGTACACACCCTGCGGCGGCTCATTAAAGAGAAGGAGGAGGCCTTCCAGCGCCGATGCCACTTGGAGCCCACCGCCCGGGACCTAGAGTCAGTGGGCAGCGAGGCCCTGGCCCGGGTAGGCCCTGAGGAACTGAATGAGGGCATGCCCCCCTCCGACCTGGACCTCCTGGTTCCGGCCCCGCCCCCCGAGGAGGCCCTACCTCTGCCTCCGCCGCCGGCTCCTCCCttgccccctccacctcccccgtTACCAG acaagtgtcccccagccccacctctccccGGCGCTGCTCCCTCTGTGGTATTGACAGTAGGCCTGTCAG CCATTCGCATTAAGAAACCCATCAAGACCAAGTTCCGGCTGCCTGTCTTCAACTGGACAGCACTGAAACCCAACCAGATCAGCGGCACTGTCTTTAGCGAACTTGATGATGAGAAGATCTTGGAG GACCTGGATCTGGACAAGTTTGAAGAACTGTTCaagacaaaagcccagggcccTGCCCTTGACCTCATCTGCTCCAAGAACAAGACAGCACAAAAGGCTGCCAGCAAGGTGACCCTGCTGGAAGCCAATCGTGCCAAGAACCTGGCCATCACCCTCCGCAAGGCTGGCCGCTCAGCTGAGGAGATCTGCAGGGCCATCCACAC GTTTGACCTCCAGACACTACCCGTGGACTTCGTGGAGTGCCTGATGCGCTTCCTGCCCACAGAGGCTGAGGTGAAGCTGCTGCGGCAATACGAGCGGGAGCGGCAGCCCCTGGAGGAGCTGGCGGCCGAGGACCGCTTCATGCTGCTCTTCAGCAAGGTGGAGCGGCTGACCCAGCGAATGGCTGGCATGGCCTTCCTGGGCAACTTCCAGGACAACCTGCAGATGCTCACGCCG CAACTCAACGCCATCATTGCAGCCTCTGCCTCCGTCAAGTCCTCGCAGAAGCTGAAGCAGAtgttggag ATCATACTTGCCCTGGGGAACTACATGAACAGCAGCAAGCGGGGAGCTGTGTATGGCTTCAAGCTCCAGAGCCTGGATCTG CTGCTGGACACCAAGTCCACTGACAGGAAGATGACACTGCTGCATTTCATCGCCCTGACAGTAAAGGAGAAATACCCAGACCTGGCTAACTTCTGGCATGAGCTGCACTTTGTGGAGAAAGCTGCGGCAG TGTCCCTGGAGAACGTGCTGCTAGACGTGAAGGAGCTGGGCCGGGGCATGGAGCTGATTCGGCGGGAGTGCAGCATACATGACAACAGCGTCCTGCGCAGCTTCCTTAGCACCAACGAAGGCAAACTGGACAAGCTCCAGCGCGATGCCAAGACAGCCGAG gaggCCTACAATGCTGTTGTGCGCTACTTTGGTGAGAGTCCCAAGACCACGCCTCCTTCTGTATTCTTCCCAGTATTTGTCCGATTCATTCGTTCTTACAAG GAAGCAGAACAAGAGAATGAAGCCCGCAAGAAGCAGGAGGAGGTAATGCGGGAGAAGCAGCTGGCTCAGGAAGCCAAGAAACTGGATGCCAAG ACCCCATCCCAGCGGAACAAGTGGCAACAGCAGGAGCTAATTGCAGAGTTGAGGCGGCGCCAGGCCAAGGAGCACCGGCCTGTTTACGAGGGGAAGGATGGTACCATTGAGGACATCATCACAG TGCTGAAGAGTGTCCCTTTCACGGCCCGTACTGCCAAGCGGGGCTCACGCTTCTTCTGCGATGCAGCCCATCATGATGAGTCAAACTGTTAA
- the FMNL3 gene encoding formin-like protein 3 isoform X2: MGNLESAEGGQGEPPSVSLLPPPGKMPMPEPCELEERFALVLSSMNLPPDKARLLRQYDNEKKWDLICDQERFQVKNPPHTYIQKLQSFLDPSVTRKKFRRRVQESTKVLRELEISLRTNHIGWVREFLNDENKGLDVLVDYLSFAQCSVMFDFEALESGDDGAFDKLRSWSRSIEDLQPPSALSAPFTNSLARSARQSVLRYSTLPGRRALKNSRLVSQKDDVHVCILCLRAIMNYQYGFNLVMSHPHAVNEIALSLNNKNPRTKALVLELLAAVCLVRGGHEIILAAFDNFKEVCKELHRFEKLMEYFRNEDSNIDFMVACMQFINIVVHSVEDMNFRVHLQYEFTKLGLEEFLQKSRHTESEKLQVQIQAYLDNVFDVGGLLEDAETKNVALEKVEELEEHVSHLTEKLLDLENENMMRVAELEKQLLQREKELESIKETYENTSHQVHTLRRLIKEKEEAFQRRCHLEPTARDLESVGSEALARVGPEELNEGMPPSDLDLLVPAPPPEEALPLPPPPAPPLPPPPPPLPDKCPPAPPLPGAAPSVVLTVGLSAIRIKKPIKTKFRLPVFNWTALKPNQISGTVFSELDDEKILEDLDLDKFEELFKTKAQGPALDLICSKNKTAQKAASKVTLLEANRAKNLAITLRKAGRSAEEICRAIHTFDLQTLPVDFVECLMRFLPTEAEVKLLRQYERERQPLEELAAEDRFMLLFSKVERLTQRMAGMAFLGNFQDNLQMLTPQLNAIIAASASVKSSQKLKQMLEIILALGNYMNSSKRGAVYGFKLQSLDLLLDTKSTDRKMTLLHFIALTVKEKYPDLANFWHELHFVEKAAAVSLENVLLDVKELGRGMELIRRECSIHDNSVLRSFLSTNEGKLDKLQRDAKTAEEAYNAVVRYFGESPKTTPPSVFFPVFVRFIRSYKEAEQENEARKKQEEVMREKQLAQEAKKLDAKTPSQRNKWQQQELIAELRRRQAKEHRPVYEGKDGTIEDIITGLYHQPLVVRHQARSAAPPAGPPRAPGPH, from the exons AGCTCCATGAACCTGCCTCCTGACAAAGCCCGGCTCCTGCGGCAGTATGACAACGAGAAGAAGTGGGATCTGATCTGTGACCAG GAACGATTCCAGGTGAAGAATCCTCCCCACACTTACATCCAGAAACTCCAGAGCTTCTTGGACCCCAGCGTAACTCGGAAG AAGTTCAGGAGAAGAGTGCAGGAGTCAACCAAAGTACTGAGAGAGCTGGAGATCTCACTTCGTACCAACCACATTGG GTGGGTGCGGGAGTTTCTGAATGATGAAAACAAAGGCCTGGACGTGCTGGTGGATTACCTGTCATTTGCCCAATGTTCCGTCAT GTTTGACTTTGAGGCTCTGGAGAGTGGTGACGATGGTGCATTTGACAAGCTCCGGTCCTGGAGCAGGTCCATCGAGGACCTGCAGCCACCCAGCGCCCTGTCAGCCCCCTTCACCAACAGCCTCGCTCGCTCTGCGCGCCAGTCTGTGCTCCG gTATAGCACTCTCCCTGGGCGCAGGGCGCTGAAGAACTCCCGCCTGGTGAGCCAGAAGGATGACGTCCACGTCTGTATCCTTTGTCTCAGAGCCATCATGAACTATCAG TATGGATTCAACCTGGTCATGTCCCACCCTCACGCTGTCAATGAGATTGCGCTCAGCCTCAACAACAAGAATCCAAG GACCAAAGCACTTGTCTTAGAGCTCCTGGCAGCCGTGTGTTTGGTACGGGGAGGTCACGAAATCATTCTTGCTGCCTTTGACAATTTCAAAGAG GTATGCAAGGAGTTGCACCGCTTTGAGAAGCTGATGGAGTATTTCCGGAATGAGGACAGCAACATCGACTTCATG GTGGCCTGCATGCAGTTTATCAACATCGTGGTGCACTCGGTGGAGGACATGAACTTCCGGGTCCACCTGCAGTATGAGTTTACaaagctggggctggaggagttCCTGCAG AAGTCAAGGCACACAGAGAGCGAGAAGCTGCAGGTGCAGATCCAGGCATACCTGGACAACGTGTTTGATGTGGGGGGTTTGCTGGAGGATGCTGAGACCAAGAATGTGGCCCTGGAGAAGGTGGAAGAGCTGGAGGAGCATGTGTCCCAT CTCACAGAGAAGCTTCTGGACCTAGAGAATGAGAACATGATGCGTGTGGCAGAGCTAGAGAAGCAGCTGCTGCAGCGGGAGAAGGAACTCGAGAGCATCAAG GAGACTTACGAGAACACGAGCCACCAGGTACACACCCTGCGGCGGCTCATTAAAGAGAAGGAGGAGGCCTTCCAGCGCCGATGCCACTTGGAGCCCACCGCCCGGGACCTAGAGTCAGTGGGCAGCGAGGCCCTGGCCCGGGTAGGCCCTGAGGAACTGAATGAGGGCATGCCCCCCTCCGACCTGGACCTCCTGGTTCCGGCCCCGCCCCCCGAGGAGGCCCTACCTCTGCCTCCGCCGCCGGCTCCTCCCttgccccctccacctcccccgtTACCAG acaagtgtcccccagccccacctctccccGGCGCTGCTCCCTCTGTGGTATTGACAGTAGGCCTGTCAG CCATTCGCATTAAGAAACCCATCAAGACCAAGTTCCGGCTGCCTGTCTTCAACTGGACAGCACTGAAACCCAACCAGATCAGCGGCACTGTCTTTAGCGAACTTGATGATGAGAAGATCTTGGAG GACCTGGATCTGGACAAGTTTGAAGAACTGTTCaagacaaaagcccagggcccTGCCCTTGACCTCATCTGCTCCAAGAACAAGACAGCACAAAAGGCTGCCAGCAAGGTGACCCTGCTGGAAGCCAATCGTGCCAAGAACCTGGCCATCACCCTCCGCAAGGCTGGCCGCTCAGCTGAGGAGATCTGCAGGGCCATCCACAC GTTTGACCTCCAGACACTACCCGTGGACTTCGTGGAGTGCCTGATGCGCTTCCTGCCCACAGAGGCTGAGGTGAAGCTGCTGCGGCAATACGAGCGGGAGCGGCAGCCCCTGGAGGAGCTGGCGGCCGAGGACCGCTTCATGCTGCTCTTCAGCAAGGTGGAGCGGCTGACCCAGCGAATGGCTGGCATGGCCTTCCTGGGCAACTTCCAGGACAACCTGCAGATGCTCACGCCG CAACTCAACGCCATCATTGCAGCCTCTGCCTCCGTCAAGTCCTCGCAGAAGCTGAAGCAGAtgttggag ATCATACTTGCCCTGGGGAACTACATGAACAGCAGCAAGCGGGGAGCTGTGTATGGCTTCAAGCTCCAGAGCCTGGATCTG CTGCTGGACACCAAGTCCACTGACAGGAAGATGACACTGCTGCATTTCATCGCCCTGACAGTAAAGGAGAAATACCCAGACCTGGCTAACTTCTGGCATGAGCTGCACTTTGTGGAGAAAGCTGCGGCAG TGTCCCTGGAGAACGTGCTGCTAGACGTGAAGGAGCTGGGCCGGGGCATGGAGCTGATTCGGCGGGAGTGCAGCATACATGACAACAGCGTCCTGCGCAGCTTCCTTAGCACCAACGAAGGCAAACTGGACAAGCTCCAGCGCGATGCCAAGACAGCCGAG gaggCCTACAATGCTGTTGTGCGCTACTTTGGTGAGAGTCCCAAGACCACGCCTCCTTCTGTATTCTTCCCAGTATTTGTCCGATTCATTCGTTCTTACAAG GAAGCAGAACAAGAGAATGAAGCCCGCAAGAAGCAGGAGGAGGTAATGCGGGAGAAGCAGCTGGCTCAGGAAGCCAAGAAACTGGATGCCAAG ACCCCATCCCAGCGGAACAAGTGGCAACAGCAGGAGCTAATTGCAGAGTTGAGGCGGCGCCAGGCCAAGGAGCACCGGCCTGTTTACGAGGGGAAGGATGGTACCATTGAGGACATCATCACAG GCCTCTACCACCAGCCCCTTGTCGTTCGCCACCAAGCCAGGAGTGCCGCACCGCCTGCTGGCCCCCCTCGGGCTCCAGGCCCCCACTGA